In Opitutus sp. ER46, a single genomic region encodes these proteins:
- a CDS encoding DUF4142 domain-containing protein, whose protein sequence is MRRAALAAALVLVTGNIAVFAQSSSSSSAGSSTQPSTSRNNSTYNSQSTSNTAGSGSMSTNDTDLSSRQGSTGTSASDGKLSWGDKRFVTKAADDGQKEVKIAQLATQKASNPEVKQFAQQMVDQHTQVNSQLMSLASAKNVKIDQDDTEDRDYKRLSRASGEEFDRDFIEHMVDMHEKDVKRFEKAAKDAKDPEIRQFASSTLQHLQQHLSQVQQLQQSVVPTGRTDKDSWRSNTGSSSATDTTGTTGGTGLSGQGNATSTSSYGSESSGMGTGAATSSTGSTP, encoded by the coding sequence ATGCGTCGCGCGGCTCTCGCCGCCGCATTGGTGTTGGTTACAGGCAACATCGCTGTGTTCGCGCAATCGTCCTCGTCCTCCTCCGCGGGGTCTTCGACGCAGCCGAGCACCAGCCGGAACAACAGCACCTACAACAGCCAGAGCACGAGCAACACCGCGGGCAGCGGCTCGATGAGCACCAACGACACCGACCTGTCGAGCCGGCAGGGCTCCACCGGCACCAGCGCCTCCGACGGCAAGCTGAGCTGGGGTGACAAGCGGTTCGTCACCAAGGCCGCAGACGACGGCCAGAAAGAGGTGAAGATCGCCCAGCTCGCCACGCAGAAGGCGAGCAACCCCGAGGTGAAGCAATTCGCGCAGCAGATGGTTGACCAGCACACGCAGGTCAACTCGCAGCTCATGAGCCTCGCCAGCGCGAAGAACGTGAAGATCGATCAGGACGACACCGAGGACCGCGACTACAAACGGCTCAGCCGCGCGTCAGGCGAGGAATTCGACCGCGACTTCATCGAACACATGGTCGACATGCACGAGAAGGACGTGAAGCGCTTCGAGAAGGCGGCGAAGGACGCCAAGGATCCCGAGATCCGCCAGTTCGCGAGCTCGACCCTGCAGCACCTGCAGCAGCACCTCTCTCAGGTGCAGCAACTGCAGCAGTCCGTCGTCCCGACCGGCCGCACCGACAAGGACAGCTGGCGCTCGAACACGGGCAGCAGCAGCGCCACCGACACCACCGGCACGACCGGCGGCACCGGCCTGAGCGGCCAGGGCAACGCGACCAGCACCAGCTCCTACGGCTCCGAGAGCTCGGGCATGGGCACCGGCGCCGCCACGAGCTCCACCGGCAGCACGCCGTAA
- the modB gene encoding molybdate ABC transporter permease subunit, with translation MPEAHATFLGLSPALWQSLWLTLRLAAITTLVLGIVGLPLAHWLNSTRSKLAAALETVVALPVVLPPTVIGFYLLVAFSPQHGPGRWWQAVTGQSLAFSFTGLVIASVFYSLPFAVQPFQAALRAVPRDLLDAGATLGASPRRVFWRLHVPLAWRGIAAGLTLGFAHTLGEFGVVLMIGGAIPGVTKVASIALYDEVQALAYPQAHAFAATLLVLAFALLLVVTILQRRRT, from the coding sequence TTGCCCGAAGCCCATGCCACCTTCCTCGGTCTCTCGCCTGCCTTGTGGCAGTCGCTTTGGCTGACGCTGCGCCTGGCCGCCATCACGACCCTCGTGCTCGGCATCGTTGGGCTGCCGCTGGCGCACTGGCTGAACTCGACGCGTTCGAAGCTGGCCGCAGCCCTGGAGACGGTTGTCGCGCTCCCGGTCGTCCTGCCGCCCACGGTCATCGGCTTCTACCTGCTCGTCGCCTTTTCGCCGCAGCACGGGCCGGGGCGGTGGTGGCAGGCCGTGACCGGCCAATCGCTCGCCTTCTCCTTCACCGGACTCGTCATCGCGTCGGTCTTCTACTCGCTGCCGTTCGCCGTGCAGCCGTTTCAGGCCGCGCTGCGCGCCGTGCCGCGCGACTTGCTCGACGCCGGCGCCACGCTGGGCGCCTCGCCCCGGCGGGTGTTCTGGCGGCTTCACGTCCCGCTCGCATGGCGCGGCATCGCCGCCGGACTCACCCTGGGCTTTGCCCACACGCTCGGCGAATTTGGCGTCGTGCTCATGATCGGCGGCGCCATCCCCGGCGTGACCAAGGTGGCGAGCATCGCACTCTACGATGAAGTGCAGGCGCTGGCGTATCCACAGGCGCATGCATTCGCCGCCACGCTTCTCGTCCTCGCGTTTGCCCTCCTCCTCGTCGTGACCATCCTCCAGCGGCGGCGCACCTGA
- a CDS encoding sialidase family protein: MRFLLSVSCLALAVAVAPAVSATAFTFTPLPSPAGAQAAAPAFAQAPDGTVWLSWVEPAAAGQPHFRLRAARFAPAESSWLPTRDIATAASIVPSSTDVPQLAIAGDGRIHALWCDGRGAAFVAESRDRGATWTAPERWGPDAAPVENVSLTRLADGRVLAAWLDGRKPATGPAVQQLYARILGDPASEERVDARVCDCCPTTLVPLLDGGALLAYRGRSADEVRDIRVARFRGSSWDAPADLSPDGWKITACPVNGPRLATDGSRVAAVWFTAADGEPRVLASYSPDAAGRWLMPLRLDRGRPAGRVDTVLLSDGTVLASWVEADGSAWLRRINPEFAANEPVELAPAGAARGVPRLLLLQDYAGGQGQARLLIVLATPEGLRVSRASIAEGELLASEASCHCTPTPEQLRGFALRGAALSVDAATNRVDVRHAEVPGVFAGGTHTFTIAPLDLAALQLRRPFLARIERRGGEWWLYDLRWLGEPAR; the protein is encoded by the coding sequence ATGCGATTCCTGCTTTCCGTTTCCTGCCTCGCCCTCGCGGTCGCGGTCGCGCCGGCCGTATCCGCGACAGCGTTCACATTCACTCCCCTGCCTTCCCCGGCCGGCGCGCAGGCCGCCGCTCCTGCGTTCGCGCAAGCGCCCGACGGAACGGTCTGGCTTTCGTGGGTCGAGCCCGCCGCCGCAGGGCAGCCGCACTTCCGGCTGCGTGCGGCGCGTTTCGCTCCCGCCGAGTCCTCCTGGCTCCCAACCCGCGACATCGCCACCGCCGCGTCGATCGTGCCCAGTTCCACCGACGTCCCCCAACTCGCGATCGCCGGCGACGGCCGCATCCACGCGCTGTGGTGCGACGGCCGCGGCGCCGCGTTCGTCGCAGAATCGCGCGATAGGGGCGCCACGTGGACTGCACCGGAGCGCTGGGGTCCGGACGCCGCGCCGGTCGAAAACGTCTCGCTCACCCGCCTGGCCGATGGGCGCGTCCTCGCGGCGTGGCTCGACGGCCGCAAACCGGCCACCGGCCCGGCCGTCCAGCAGCTCTACGCCCGAATCCTCGGCGACCCTGCCTCCGAAGAGCGCGTCGACGCCCGCGTTTGCGACTGTTGCCCGACCACGCTCGTGCCACTGCTCGACGGCGGCGCCCTGCTTGCCTACCGCGGCCGCTCCGCCGACGAGGTCCGTGACATCCGCGTCGCGCGATTTCGCGGGTCGTCCTGGGACGCCCCGGCCGACTTGAGCCCGGATGGCTGGAAGATCACCGCCTGTCCCGTAAACGGCCCGCGACTCGCCACTGATGGCAGCCGCGTCGCCGCCGTGTGGTTCACGGCCGCGGACGGCGAGCCGCGCGTCCTCGCCTCCTACTCCCCCGACGCCGCGGGCCGCTGGCTGATGCCGCTGCGGCTCGACCGCGGCCGGCCCGCCGGTCGCGTCGATACGGTCCTGCTGAGCGACGGCACCGTGCTCGCAAGCTGGGTGGAAGCGGATGGCAGCGCGTGGTTGCGCCGAATCAACCCTGAGTTTGCCGCAAACGAGCCCGTCGAGCTCGCGCCGGCTGGCGCTGCGCGCGGCGTGCCGCGGCTGCTGTTGTTGCAGGACTACGCCGGCGGACAGGGGCAAGCCCGGTTGCTCATCGTGCTCGCCACGCCGGAGGGCCTGCGCGTCTCGCGGGCCTCCATTGCAGAGGGTGAACTGCTGGCCAGCGAAGCATCCTGCCACTGCACGCCAACTCCGGAGCAGTTGCGCGGTTTTGCCCTGCGGGGCGCCGCATTATCGGTCGATGCCGCGACCAACCGCGTGGACGTTCGGCACGCCGAGGTGCCGGGGGTATTCGCTGGCGGAACGCACACGTTCACGATCGCCCCGCTCGACCTGGCCGCGCTCCAGCTGCGCCGGCCGTTTCTGGCCCGCATCGAGCGCCGCGGGGGCGAATGGTGGCTCTACGATTTGCGCTGGCTCGGTGAACCCGCACGGTAA
- a CDS encoding TonB-dependent receptor has protein sequence MSKYFLLPLFCAAACLRAQTTPATPPPGDDRVQHLDTVIVSAGPDPRTAFDLAQGTSVLAGDELRHAVRSTLGDSLATIPGVSSTAYGPGASRPIIRGLGGDRIRVLTNGIGALDASNVSPDHNTAVEPLFASRVEVLRGPSTLLYGSSAVGGVVNVIDQSIPTERVARPFGGTLELRTGGATRENAAVLAADAVHGATAVHVNALTRDTDDLRIPGIARIDPEAPGDQPRGTLPGSATQTKSVSAGLAQFWDVGRAGVAVSHYETEYGVPTGDDPATSIRLRQNRLALEGDITRAFGPFRGARVRLGIGDYEHSELSGGTTVNTTFKNRAWEGRLELPHVAIGPLLGTVGAQAARSDFSAVGEEVATPPYVMQNVAIFALEEMKLNEATRLELGARAERQTITLGDVPSDLPEVPGYAARPHERNRDSGLSASFGVVHHPAANWTLAASLAYTQRLPAAQERYSNGPHAGTAAYEIGTHDLAPEKCVGVDLSLRRRSGRITGAISVFAQRFQDYVFEQELAADAVPDSANPDGLTPYQFVARDARFLGGEAELSLHLLDRRSGQLHLDLSADYVRAQTVPDDVPLPRMPPWRTGARLTYATDRWTFGAGVRRVFAQHRVGHNETPTPGYTLLDADVSWRLGTGRVRPEVFVHGENLANAEAREHTSFLKAFAPLAGRGVTGGVRLQF, from the coding sequence ATGTCCAAATATTTCCTTCTTCCCCTCTTCTGCGCCGCAGCGTGCCTGCGCGCCCAAACCACGCCGGCAACGCCGCCACCGGGCGACGACCGCGTCCAGCATCTCGACACCGTCATCGTGAGCGCCGGTCCGGATCCCCGCACCGCCTTCGACCTCGCCCAGGGCACCTCGGTGCTCGCCGGCGACGAACTCCGCCATGCCGTGCGCTCCACGCTCGGTGACAGCCTCGCCACCATCCCCGGAGTGAGCTCCACGGCCTACGGCCCCGGCGCAAGCCGGCCCATCATCCGCGGGCTTGGCGGCGACCGCATCCGCGTTCTCACCAACGGCATCGGCGCGCTCGATGCCTCGAACGTGAGCCCCGACCACAACACCGCAGTGGAGCCGCTCTTCGCCTCGCGCGTGGAGGTTCTGCGCGGCCCCAGCACGCTCCTGTACGGCAGCTCCGCGGTTGGCGGCGTCGTCAACGTCATCGACCAGAGCATCCCGACCGAACGCGTCGCACGGCCGTTCGGGGGCACGCTCGAACTTCGCACCGGGGGAGCCACCCGCGAAAATGCCGCCGTGCTGGCGGCCGACGCCGTGCACGGCGCGACCGCCGTGCACGTCAACGCGCTGACCCGCGACACCGACGATCTCCGCATTCCCGGGATCGCCCGCATCGATCCCGAGGCGCCGGGCGACCAGCCCCGCGGCACGCTTCCCGGCAGCGCCACGCAGACCAAGAGCGTTTCCGCCGGACTCGCGCAGTTCTGGGACGTTGGCCGAGCCGGCGTCGCCGTCAGCCATTACGAGACAGAGTATGGCGTTCCGACCGGCGACGATCCCGCCACGAGCATCCGGCTGCGTCAGAACCGGCTCGCGCTCGAGGGGGACATCACCCGGGCCTTCGGCCCGTTCCGCGGCGCCCGGGTCCGGCTGGGCATAGGCGACTACGAACACTCGGAGCTCAGTGGCGGCACGACCGTGAACACCACGTTCAAGAACCGCGCGTGGGAGGGCCGGCTCGAGCTGCCGCATGTGGCGATTGGCCCGCTGCTCGGCACGGTGGGCGCGCAAGCTGCGCGCAGTGACTTCTCCGCCGTCGGCGAGGAAGTGGCCACGCCGCCATACGTGATGCAAAACGTCGCGATCTTCGCGCTGGAGGAAATGAAGCTCAACGAGGCGACCCGGCTCGAACTCGGTGCCCGGGCGGAGCGGCAGACCATCACGCTCGGGGACGTCCCTTCCGATCTGCCGGAGGTGCCGGGTTACGCCGCGCGGCCGCACGAGCGCAACCGCGACAGCGGCCTGAGCGCGTCCTTCGGGGTCGTGCATCACCCGGCGGCGAACTGGACCCTCGCGGCGTCGCTCGCCTACACGCAACGCCTTCCCGCGGCGCAGGAGCGCTACTCCAACGGGCCGCACGCCGGTACCGCGGCGTACGAGATCGGCACGCACGATCTTGCGCCCGAGAAATGCGTTGGCGTCGATCTCAGCCTCCGGCGGCGCTCCGGCCGCATCACGGGCGCGATCAGCGTGTTTGCGCAGCGTTTCCAGGACTACGTCTTCGAGCAGGAACTCGCCGCCGATGCGGTCCCCGACTCCGCCAATCCCGACGGGCTCACCCCGTACCAGTTCGTCGCCCGCGACGCCCGCTTCCTCGGCGGTGAGGCCGAGCTGTCGTTGCATCTTCTGGACCGCCGCTCGGGCCAGCTCCACCTCGACCTCTCGGCCGACTATGTCCGTGCCCAAACGGTGCCGGACGACGTACCGCTGCCAAGGATGCCGCCCTGGCGCACGGGCGCGCGGCTCACTTACGCGACCGACCGCTGGACGTTTGGCGCCGGCGTGCGGCGGGTCTTTGCCCAGCACCGGGTTGGCCACAATGAGACGCCGACGCCCGGCTACACCCTCCTCGATGCCGACGTGTCGTGGCGGCTCGGCACGGGTCGGGTCCGGCCGGAGGTATTCGTGCACGGCGAGAACCTGGCGAATGCCGAAGCCCGGGAACACACGTCGTTTCTGAAGGCGTTTGCGCCGCTGGCCGGGCGCGGCGTCACCGGGGGCGTGCGGCTGCAGTTCTAG
- the modA gene encoding molybdate ABC transporter substrate-binding protein gives MRRRLIIVLLIILQTCRLAAADKPAAAVVSVAAAANLTYAIEALNLEFQAHHPGARITTTLGASGSLFAQIRHGAPYDVFLSADTQYPAELAAAGAGVSATLQTFARGRLVLWTTNPRLPMSDLKAALTSPALRKLAIAQPRSAPYGRAAQTVLEQLGLWSTLAPRLVIGENIAQAAQFVETGNADAGFVALSFVLSRRLAGRGSYLEIPAPAYPGVTLAHGAILTQHGRENVTARQYLEFLRSSAAQRILRDQGYSSPE, from the coding sequence GTGCGTCGGCGCCTGATCATCGTTCTCCTGATTATCCTGCAGACCTGCCGGCTGGCGGCCGCGGACAAGCCGGCGGCGGCCGTCGTCTCTGTGGCGGCCGCCGCCAACCTCACCTACGCCATCGAGGCGCTCAATCTGGAGTTCCAGGCGCACCACCCCGGCGCCCGCATCACCACCACGCTCGGCGCCTCCGGCAGCCTCTTCGCGCAGATTCGACACGGCGCCCCCTACGACGTCTTCCTCTCGGCCGATACCCAATACCCCGCCGAGCTTGCCGCCGCCGGCGCGGGCGTCTCGGCCACATTGCAGACGTTTGCCCGCGGGCGCCTGGTGCTCTGGACGACCAACCCACGCTTGCCCATGTCCGACCTCAAGGCCGCCCTCACTTCGCCGGCGCTGCGGAAGCTCGCGATCGCGCAGCCGCGCTCCGCCCCATATGGCCGCGCCGCGCAGACCGTCCTCGAACAGCTTGGGCTCTGGTCGACCCTCGCACCACGGCTCGTCATCGGCGAGAACATCGCCCAGGCCGCCCAGTTCGTCGAAACCGGCAACGCCGACGCGGGTTTCGTCGCGCTGTCGTTCGTGCTCTCCCGCCGGCTGGCCGGCCGCGGTTCGTACCTCGAGATCCCCGCCCCCGCCTACCCCGGCGTGACCCTCGCGCATGGCGCGATTCTCACGCAGCACGGCAGGGAGAACGTTACCGCCCGACAGTATCTCGAGTTCCTGCGCTCCTCCGCCGCGCAAAGGATCCTGCGCGACCAGGGCTACTCGTCCCCGGAATAG